From Curtobacterium sp. SGAir0471, the proteins below share one genomic window:
- a CDS encoding GNAT family N-acetyltransferase — MTDETPWLTRDQLRAWMKLVAVMELLPAALDQQLQRDADLTHFDYMVVAMLSETESRTLRMSALAAATNASLPRLSHVVSRLEKRGLVTRCPSVDDRRATDVRLTDEGFAAIVAAAPDHVRTARRFVMDALSDEQVRQLDGITRALLGRLDPEGRFAALTYPRDEDEVLCEERLTGGAQSGGARSGGGRAGGAPAAPAGVLFRDATADDGALLRRATLAAMNWQTASFVDADLDRPEFAHYVVGFDPSHDHGVVAVDGDGPVGVAWVRFLPEDDPGYGFVAEDVPELTMAVEERGRGRGIGTALLARLLDAGRAAGWRGVSLSVEDGNTGARITYERAGFRTVGRNGDSDTMLVRF, encoded by the coding sequence ATGACGGACGAGACGCCCTGGCTCACGCGCGACCAGCTCCGCGCGTGGATGAAGCTCGTCGCCGTCATGGAGCTCCTGCCGGCCGCGCTCGACCAGCAGCTGCAGCGGGACGCGGACCTGACGCACTTCGACTACATGGTGGTCGCGATGCTGTCCGAGACCGAGTCGCGCACGCTCCGGATGTCGGCGCTCGCCGCGGCGACGAACGCGTCGCTGCCGCGGCTGTCGCACGTGGTGTCGCGGCTCGAGAAGCGCGGGCTGGTGACCCGGTGCCCCTCCGTCGACGACCGGCGCGCGACCGACGTGCGGCTCACCGACGAGGGGTTCGCGGCGATCGTCGCGGCAGCGCCCGACCACGTCCGGACCGCCCGGCGGTTCGTCATGGACGCGCTGAGCGACGAGCAGGTCCGCCAGCTCGACGGCATCACGCGGGCGCTGCTCGGTCGGCTCGACCCCGAGGGGCGCTTCGCGGCGCTGACCTACCCGCGGGACGAGGACGAGGTGCTGTGCGAGGAGCGCCTCACCGGTGGGGCACAGTCCGGTGGTGCACGGTCCGGTGGTGGCCGCGCCGGCGGTGCTCCGGCGGCGCCCGCTGGCGTGCTGTTCCGGGACGCGACCGCCGACGACGGGGCACTGCTGCGGCGCGCGACGCTCGCGGCGATGAACTGGCAGACCGCGTCCTTCGTCGACGCCGACCTCGATCGCCCGGAGTTCGCGCACTACGTCGTCGGCTTCGACCCGTCCCACGACCACGGCGTCGTCGCGGTGGACGGCGACGGCCCGGTCGGTGTGGCGTGGGTACGGTTCCTGCCGGAGGACGACCCCGGGTACGGGTTCGTGGCCGAGGACGTCCCGGAGCTCACGATGGCCGTCGAGGAGCGCGGGAGGGGCCGGGGGATCGGCACGGCGCTGCTCGCCCGGCTGCTCGACGCCGGACGGGCCGCGGGGTGGCGGGGCGTCAGCCTGAGCGTCGAGGACGGGAACACCGGGGCGCGGATCACGTACGAGCGGGCCGGGTTCCGGACGGTCGGGCGGAACGGCGACTCGGACACGATGCTCGTGCGCTTCTGA
- a CDS encoding molybdopterin-dependent oxidoreductase, producing the protein MASPNRNARSAVVWGRLLGVAFVVCFGTGVYSHLLQDPLPWMRFPTRPTQLYQFTQGLHITAGIAIIPLLLAKLNVVMPALAQVPPVRGVVHLLERLSIAVLVSASIVQVGTGLLNTYQWYPWPFPFRQVHNAMAYVIIGSLIVHIASKLPVIARYWRARDAYDADGRFVADPTVGSELLPDGREARPAVGSRPADEQTAGSYPRGLTGRLLRWVDGPAAPAAPSVSTTSRAERHLTERAGREVSLGAKNGAPAAGAGDGAGAGRASRPEHDDDALSGSRQRIARRGFVAGVTAATVGVVALTAGQSNRLLEPLNVFGARQRYIGPDDLPVNRTARAAGVLATATAADWTLTVVGPDVTRTFSRAELVALGTATADLPISCVEGWSQMASWRGVRMRDLLASVQAEPASGLRITSLEKSGGYRVTEMGPEYASDPTTLLALEVNGKTLDLDHGFPARVIAPGRPGVLQTKWIGKIEVIR; encoded by the coding sequence ATGGCCTCGCCGAACCGGAACGCCCGCTCGGCGGTGGTGTGGGGGCGCCTGCTCGGTGTCGCGTTCGTGGTCTGCTTCGGCACCGGCGTCTACAGTCACCTGCTGCAGGACCCGCTGCCGTGGATGCGCTTCCCGACCCGTCCGACGCAGCTCTACCAGTTCACGCAGGGCCTGCACATCACGGCGGGCATCGCGATCATCCCGCTGCTCCTGGCCAAGCTGAACGTCGTCATGCCGGCCCTGGCGCAGGTGCCTCCGGTCCGCGGCGTCGTGCACCTGCTCGAGCGCCTGTCGATCGCCGTGCTCGTGTCGGCGTCGATCGTGCAGGTCGGCACCGGCCTGCTCAACACGTACCAGTGGTACCCGTGGCCGTTCCCGTTCCGCCAGGTGCACAACGCGATGGCGTACGTGATCATCGGATCGCTGATCGTGCACATCGCGTCGAAGCTCCCGGTCATCGCGCGCTACTGGCGGGCGCGGGACGCCTACGATGCGGACGGCCGGTTCGTCGCGGACCCGACGGTGGGCAGCGAGCTGCTGCCGGACGGTCGGGAGGCCCGCCCCGCCGTGGGCTCGCGCCCTGCGGACGAGCAGACGGCCGGCTCGTACCCCCGCGGACTGACCGGCCGCCTGCTCCGGTGGGTGGACGGCCCGGCCGCGCCGGCTGCGCCGAGCGTGTCGACGACTTCACGGGCTGAGCGACACCTCACGGAGCGCGCGGGCCGTGAGGTGTCGCTGGGCGCGAAGAACGGTGCGCCAGCAGCGGGCGCAGGCGACGGGGCGGGGGCGGGTCGCGCCTCCCGGCCAGAGCACGACGACGACGCGCTCAGCGGGTCCCGCCAGCGGATCGCACGCCGTGGGTTCGTGGCGGGCGTCACCGCGGCGACCGTCGGGGTCGTCGCCCTCACCGCCGGGCAGTCCAACCGGCTGCTCGAGCCCCTCAACGTCTTCGGCGCCCGGCAGCGGTACATCGGCCCGGACGACCTGCCCGTCAACCGGACCGCACGCGCAGCCGGGGTGCTGGCGACCGCGACCGCGGCGGACTGGACGCTCACGGTGGTCGGACCGGACGTCACGCGGACGTTCTCGCGCGCGGAGCTCGTCGCCCTCGGCACCGCCACGGCCGACCTGCCGATCTCGTGCGTCGAGGGGTGGAGCCAGATGGCGTCGTGGCGCGGTGTGCGGATGCGCGACCTGCTCGCCTCGGTGCAGGCGGAGCCGGCGTCCGGGCTGCGGATCACGAGCCTCGAGAAGAGCGGCGGCTACCGGGTGACCGAGATGGGCCCGGAGTACGCGTCCGACCCGACCACGCTCCTGGCGCTCGAGGTGAACGGGAAGACGCTCGACCTGGACCACGGGTTCCCCGCCCGGGTCATCGCGCCGGGACGACCCGGTGTGCTGCAGACGAAGTGGATCGGGAAGATCGAGGTGATCCGATGA